The sequence below is a genomic window from Takifugu flavidus isolate HTHZ2018 unplaced genomic scaffold, ASM371156v2 ctg849, whole genome shotgun sequence.
ctcgtgtgttgacaggatcacagaagtacgaggcttcactgactcccagaaggagagtacttcaggaggaggttcagtgatgaagatctgtccaagagaatcatctcacacatcaaggcctccaggagcctccacatcatgtgtctgatcccagttttctgctggatcactgctatagttctggaggacatgatgaccagagaccagagaggagagctgcccaaaccctgactgacctctactcacacttcctgaggttcagataaagaggaagaagcagaagtatggaggaaagcagagaccagaggaactgactgaggctgacaaagaactccttctgaagttgggtcggctggcgtttgaaacatctggagaaaggaaacatcatgttctactcagaagacctgaagcgatgtggactggacgtctccgaggtgtcggtgtactcaggagtttgtacagagatcttcaagagagagagtgtgatcttccagaaatcagtctatgctttgttcatctgagcattcagagtttctggctgccgtctacatccTACACTGTTCACACTGACTACGTAAATCACTTCAATAGCGTTTATAATATCAGTTACacagaaagacacagcggttataagtcTGTTCCTAAAATTTCTGAACCAAAcccttttccaggtttacaTTGATGTTTGCAAAAAACAATCCAGCATATCTCTTATGGCTttctcaggagagcactaatgaaatctctcaaaagtaaaaatggccacctggacttgtttgttcgcttccttcatggtctctctctggagtccaatcagaggatcttgggtggactgttggatcagaggagaaccacccagaaaccatccagaaggtcctcaacaacctgaaggaggagaacagtgataaaatctccccagacagaagcatcaacatcttccactgtctgatggagatgaaggatcagtcagtccatcaggagatccaagagttcctgaagtcaggggagaaatcagagaggagactgtcagagatccactgttcagctctggcctacctgctgcagatgtcagaggaggttctggatgagctgacctgcggcagtacaacacctcagatgagggacgacgtcgccctgattccagctgtgaggaactgcaggaaggtcgtgtaagtaaagatttttggggccggacatcggcgtttaaatcaagcgagtgatcatgtcaggtagcaataccccctccagtggtcattccttcaattctttatctccattgcagcgtccataaataaaaaaaacaacaattcatccagaaatgttcaacactggctggatataagttcaaaggtcaatccagacaaaccaacataaggcaggaataataggagccacaagttaactgactatcatgaaattactgtcatgtcattaaatcacttttgtttgtttgtatacatcgtattcgaacgacagaaaaaacacattttaactaatgacacgtgactattttgcttcatttgttcaacgtaaaaacagccggcctcgttggtttaaatgggtgttttaggtctttgtggcggttccgtttggagcctttatgtgacccacaaagttgttggagcctttccacacccgttaggtggcaacttcatcactagcaacaaaaggtgcagtgaaatgatttgaagggaaacaggcagatagaacagaagctgagggcaatcgatgcaaccagagactctgatgtcatcgatcggatcgctgaattaagacttgacgcaccatcgtacaaattggatgaaatgcaaaatatccaaagagccgatagacagataaaaagatgcacgtttctttaaaccatttgctataatcattttaaatattgagtaattatgagctgttctaaaataagacaaatgttgagaataattcagttgcatttcagatctgatggtcgttcaaactgttgctctacggtgttgaatttagcttttccaggaaatgagctacattgtgttcaggtagattctcagatgagttgatgagaaatcccaaagtttgactcactatttttgtttcatacacaacagactgtctgatagttttctttcaacgagtcattgggaagttgtggcctcagcaatgacgtcaaacccttctcatctacgggagctgagcttaagcaagaaccaaagcctgacagatgccggagtaaagttactgtcttctgcaatgatgcatccaaactgcagactggagacgctcaggtcaggaggcctctgttggtcttttctaaatttctttacattttctgcttttctcttcattttcagatttagaaatgtgtttttatttgccccatttattccttttccaggctgagtggctgcaggttatcagagatcagctgtgactctctggcctcggcgctgaggtccaatccctcccatctgagggttctggacctgagttggaaccagctgaaggatccagcagtgaagctgctctgtggtgctctccaggatcctct
It includes:
- the LOC130521293 gene encoding ribonuclease inhibitor-like, whose product is MRDDVALIPAVRNCRKVVLSDSFLSTSHWEVVASAMTSNPSHLRELSLSKNQSLTDAGVKLLSSAMMHPNCRLETLRLSGCRLSEISCDSLASALRSNPSHLRVLDLSWNQLKDPAVKLLCGALQDPLCELETLRSVRDDPVLSQV